The genomic window GGGGGTGGGGGAGCGCCCGGAGCGGGAGACGCAGGGGGACGGGTTGGGGGAGCGGGAGACGGAGGGAGACGCGgaaggggagggggagggggttGGGGGAGACGGAGGGGGTTGGGGGAGTGGGAGACGCGGAAGATGGAAGGGAGACGGAGGGGGTGGGGGAGCGGGAGACGCGGAAGAGGGAGGGGAGACGGAGGGGGTGGGGGAGCGGGAGACGCGGGAGGGGGAGCAGGATAGGAAAGGTCAGCCGGTCAATTAGTGGGCAGAGAGAAATCTAAAGAGAGTATTGTTCATTCACCAAGCGTATTATTTGATGTCTATGTTTTGTAAGTAAAGGCCAGCCTTGTAAAGGGACAAGGGCGAGAGGCTTTGAAGGGGAGAACGACATGTCACAACCCAAGTTTAGTGGTTGAAGGCCAATAAAGGGATAAACTGGTGGAAGCTCCCTGCAGTTACGATCAGTTTCTAGTTTCTGGCCTTCTCTGCAACCCCAACCTCAGCCAAAGACATACACAGACTCCATGAAGATATActtcttcctttcctcttctcctgTATGACTGATATTTCACTACATACAATTCTTTCTCGGCTTGTTCTCATATAATAGAGAAAGCTTGCGGATACTTCTGATTCatagaggaagaaagaaaaaaaaattgtgttgtaAATTAGCCattatatatatctacatagACGAGAATGGAATATCTCAGACATATTCTTTGCTTTTGCTTATTCGTTGGTGGTGCCATTGCGAGTTCATCTGTGAACAACGTTGATGATTTTGGTGCAATAGGAGATGGACACAATGTCGATACAAAGGCAAGTATTATTTGTTCCTCATTTGCTGGTCAATTTTTGCTTCATCAATTTTTCGGgttaacttttcttcttcttttggggGTTCCCTTTGACTTTCAACACTTTGGCAGCCATTTTTTGGTTTCCTTAATTTGTGATTGTCATTAATGTCTTTAGGACTCCATTAAAGAGAGTTTAGTTTCAGTTTTTCCTCTCAAATTCCTTCACAAACCGCCATCCTAATCTTAATCGACCATGGTGCAATATGCTTGTGatattctcttcttcttccctgcTTGGGGTCTTCTCCTATTCATGTTTGATCATGATGAGAATGATGTTCGCTTCAATTGACGAATTTCAGACCAGTTGATAACCTTCTTGATCAAACTTCAGAGCTTCTACTCATGCTCAGATCGCTTCTTGACCATAATCAAAAGACTATATCTTGGAATTAAGGTTTAATTAAATTGATTTTGTTAATCGATCGAAACTAGATtgtttcttattcttttctcCGTGTTGAGTACTGCAGGCGTTTTTGGCAGCATGGAACGAGACGTGTGGGTCGACGGGCAATCCAACGCTGCTGATCCCATCAGGCAAAACGTACTTTGTAGGGCCGGTAACGTTCTCGGGGCCGTGCAAGGCCGACTCTATCACAGTGCAAGTGGACGGCACCGTGATGGCGTCCACAGATTTACACTTGTTCGGAGAGGAATGGGTGCTCTTTGGCTGGCTCAACAACCTGGTGGTCACCGGTAAAGGCACTTTCGACGGCCAGGGATCTTCCGCTTGGCCCTACAACGTCTGCCCATTCAGATCAAAATGCAAGATCCTACCATGCGTAATCTccctctcttccctctctctccctctctctcggtCGGAGTTGATCGATCTTAGATTCTCTCAAAGTGGAGTTTGGTTTCCATGTTCGCGGTCCAACACAATATTAATCAAGTGTTTGATTGGTGGGGATATCTTGAAGAGGTCaagttctttcattttttccctaTCTACAGGGCCTAGGGCTGATTCAGGATCTTTATGGGGAGTGCTACATCCTTTAATTAGAGTATTGTACATCAAATGTTTTCGGTCTAAGGAAATAATACTCGGAGGAATAAGTCTCATGACTGAATTTTCATTGGCATGCCATATAATTAGTTATGCTATATCCTTTACAACAGAAGACATTTTAATTTTCTGTAAAATATGACTTTTAACTTcaccttttataaattttttttttttatattctgaTCAATTTCATGGGAGGCATCTTGATAATTTAAATGCTTTGCGTTATTTATACAAATTAAGAGAAATTTTCACCTCAGTGATGACTTTTCTTGGAGGACTTTATGGCGATGGACAACAAGATGCATACAGATCGTGGAATCTTTGCCCCCATAAAGTGAATTGGTGCTGCAATGAATAGATTTGCAGCCAAGCCAGTGGATGTCACGTCTTCATTCATGTTTAGGAACTTCAATGATCAAACTCTTAGAAATCAAATGGGCCTTGCCATTAGGCCATTTTCAGCCCAAATGGTGtagttggtgtgggcagtggctTACCCCAGCCAAGAAGTAGCTCCGCTACTAGAGCCAGGTGTAGTCATGTGGAgacagttgcccacacggaTCACCCTACTTGAGCCAGGAGTGATAACTTTATTCACATATCAGTGTTCTTACATAATTtgattgtttaatttttatatgatAAGAAAGCATGTATGCATGTCCTTACAAATTTCTGGCAACGCGTGCAACTGATGGTGTTGTTGCAGTCTCTCAAGTTCGCGTACACGAACAATACAGTGGTGAGCGGGATAACATCACTGAACAGCAAATTCTTCCATTATGCGCTCTTGGATAACACCAACTTCAACGCTTACAATCTCAGAATCACAGCACCAAACGAGAGCCCCAACACGGACGGGATACACCTGGAAAGATGCCGCGGGGTGAGTATCGTCGATAGCCAGATTGGCACCGGCGACGACTGCATCTCCATCGGACCCGGGAACTCCGACGTGCTGGTGAAGAACATCAAGTGCGGACCAGGGCACGGGATCAGGTAAGGAGAAATTACAGATTTGCTGAAAGAATCTGTAGGCATGGAGGTGGAGCAGTTCATGAACTGATCAGTATTCCTATTGTTGTTGGCAACTCTGGTACTAGACCAGAAGCCCAGCTTGACAAGTTCAAGCTAGTTTTTACATCAAGATTTTAAATTGAAGCTTTATTGAATTAATTTGTaaggtaattttttaaaaaggaacACATGACTACTCTATTGTGAACCTGCCTCAAAAAACACTTGTTATAGGGCCGTGTGAATTTGCTCTATCTTTTGGGACAGTAACTGAGTGCTAATCTTGCGAAACAGCGGGTAGAGCCAATGGGTTGGGTTGGAACTTGAACTCTTGAACTCTTTACCAGGCAGTGGGTCAAGGGAGCCAATGGATTGGGTTGGAACCTGGACTCTCTACGAGGCGGTGGGTCTTTCCACTCCCCCGAAAGGTCAATATTTAGCAAGATAGGCaactcaatttgaaaattttatctgCATCTTCTTCTCTTAAAATCCATCTTAATAGTAGGAGCACTATTTATATATGCACTGACAGTGCATATATGAGGATCCCATTTGAGATTATGGCGAAAACGCTGGGCATCCATGGATAGGAATTTTCCATATCAAATATGACTAATAGGTTTTCTTTCTTACCAGCTCAACTACAACACATCATATCATTTCATGTAGATTACTAAATATAATATGAGGCTTATGATGTAAAACTCTAAAGAAATATTGTGAGTATTAGTGTGTCTATTTGGTTGTATGAACTGTATCAATTTGTTGTGGAATCGCCCTCCAATTAACGTTAAGGTGGTGGGGGCCGTTTGCTTGGAACAGTGTGGGCAGTTTGGGCAAGTACCCAGAGGAAGGGAACGTGGAAGGACTGCTGGTGACGGACTGCAAGCTGACAGGCACCCTGAATGGGGTGAGGATCAAGACATGGGAGGGCTCCCCAACCAGCACCGTCGCCAGCAACGTGACCTTcgacaacattttcatgaatggCGTTTCCAACCCCATCGTCATCGACCAGACCTACTGCCCCTACACCAGCTGCCCCAAATCGGTAAATGACTTTTCTTcccttgtatatatatatatatatacattgagAGTTAGAACGGCCGCGCCTGGCTGTTGATAAGAACAAGTAGTTGAAGCGAGCGATCGAACGGCCACTCACTCTTAACCATATCTGAATCATGGCAGTCCCCTTCACGCGTCAAGATCCAGGGCGTTACCTTCAGCAACATTCGGGGGTCATCGGCGACGGAAATGGCAGTGATGATGCAGTGCAGCGAGGGCTTCCCCTGCCAGGACGTCAATCTGAAAGATGTCCAGCTCCAGTACTCGGCCGGAACAGCAAAAGCCAGCTGCCTCAACGTCCGCGCCAACTATAGCGGCGTCCAAGTCCCGCCTCCTTGCAGTAATTAGTATGGCGTCGTTGTTGTGCGACTTTGTAGGTATCCACGGCTTAGTGGggattaaaatgatgtagttgCACGAGATCCTccttcaaactttttttttttcccttttctatgTTGATTTTAGTCCTTGGAGTACCTTTTTCAGGTATCTGCGGAAGAAATCGTTTTTCGTTGGTTTCTTGTGTACCGAAGGTTTACTTAATCAATTATTCTACAGTTTTGAGCAATCGTAAGCTCTGTTTCTTTAttgaggaggagagggagagagggtaGCGCTTAAACTCCCTCCAACACTAGCTCAAGAAATCAACACTCTTCTATAACATTAGGATAGTACTCTCAGGAATCAAATTGAAGACAAGATTAACACACGCCACACAATCCAACCAGCATCACTTGGTCTCTATTTCCTCATTGACAGGTGTCAaatctctccccctctctctctagtcCTATACAAAGCAGAAGTGTGTGGCTGTTTACTTGCAAGCGAAAGTTCCGCCAGTTATAAAATGCCAATATATTTGTGGCTTATTGGATATAATATGGGGACTCCATTTGATAAATCTGAGATCTAAAGTTCATGGACTGATGGATTTGATGTAGCAAAAAGAATCTACGTGCACATAAATCAATATAATTTAGCAAAGAATTTCATCTCAAGACTTTAGATTGGTACTGGAATTAACGAAACTTGCCACTTGCTAGTCATATTAGAGAGTTGAGCGGCTGATCTTATGTCCAAGAATTTCAAGAATCTTGGAGATCACACAACAAGAAGACACGTTTATAGACGTAACCGAAAGTGTGGCTAACAACTGAAAAAGGCAGTTGCTAATTGTTTTTAGCCAAATTTAAAACTGTGGCTAAAAATATTAGAAACCACGGCCGTATTGCAAACGCGTCGTGCTCACCATGTCTCCCCTGCCGCCAGACCAGCTGTGATTcatttattctttcattttccctttCCGAGGCAGACATAGGAACAAACAATGATCCGCCGACTTCATTTTTGTCTCTTCTTAAGGTACTCTTTCTCTATATTGAGTTGGGTGCATGCGTCGTTCACacaaagtgaaattttttataaagtaatagacattttagagtttttcaccttttcacaatcctttttacctttttaaaaagtttcttttaggagtgctttgttctttctctctgaCAATCTCTTCTCTCTCGACTAAAATGTATCCCAGTTTCATGGACGagtttcatcttttttcttgttttatgttTCGACCTATCTGATGTACACCCACTTTCTCTTTTAAGGTCTGGTTTTTCTTCATATGCTCACAAATAAGGAACATTCCTGACTAGGGCTTGTGCGGTGGACAATAACCAAGGTGGCTATAGACAAAGATATTTTTAGCAATAGCAAGTCTCCCTGGGGGTTGCTATAAGCTAGCCTTGCTACAGGTCTCATGCCCACAGGGCAATACATCAGTTGTTGGCAATGATATGAGTCGACCCCAGCTTGCATCCTGCTGCGTATATATAGTTCAATTAGTTCAATGGTAACGAGGACCTTCTAACTTATGATAGTTCGTCACTGTTGTGACCTGCTCAAAGTctccaaaatcaattttcatgAAAGTCTTGTGATTCCTGAAGCAGGAATGTGCCTAAGAAACACAACATATAGATATAATAAAACAACACACAGGGGCATTCACTAGCATGAATCAAGTCACAAAGCAGAAGCAAAGGTGATGATATACATTAATGAGAAACCACAGTAAAACATAGAAAAGCTAACTGCAAGCAATGTAGTTTGGTTGTTCTAGAACTCATAGTCCTAGCAGGAAATGGTTACATAAGTTCTAGCACGAAATGGTTACAGAAGCAGGCCCTCAGTTTTGACAAGCTGGAAAAATATAACACCATAAGCAAATGTGTTGAAACAGCAATGAGGACaaaacaaggacaaaaatgacaaaaataatctTAGGCAGGGTAGCTATTCAATATTCGAAACCATTAGCAATAGCAAGcaatgtcacctgggtgcgtttcCCAGGAGCTCGCACCAGCACCGGGTGCTTTGTGGGTGCGGGTGCActccaggtgcgcacccaaaccgcacccgaTGATGAggcgcacccaaaccgcacccagGGGAGTTGGATCAAGTTCCGagtcgaatccaaatccaaaccaagtttattggttgtatggtttggatctggatatgattTCAGGATGAAACCAgattaaaaatccacaaaatcaaatccccGTCGGCCGGGGCATCTAATttaatacatctatagatatattatatgttctcttttctctttaaaaaaaaacgatacaggactaaagaatggtgactttcataaaacgatctgtttgcctttttttcaaacatttcttttttgattttttcccactatcataaaaatgtataattttaattgtgttattcaatttctccgaaaaattaataataataataataatattaatattaataaaatatcttcaccgcaccgccgcacctaatttttttgagatgtgccgcaccggcacccgcacccgcactggcaccggcaccggcaccccgcATTCAGGTGACATAGATAGCAAGTTTCCCTAGGGGTTGCTATAAGCTAGCCTTGCTACAGGTCTCATGCCCACAGGGCAATACATCAGTTGTTGGCAATGATATGAGTCGACCCCAGCTTGCATCCTGCTGCGTATATATAGTTCAATTAGTTCAATGGTAACGAGGACCTTCTAACTTATGATAGTTCGTCACTGTTGTGACCTGCTCAAAGGctccaaaatcaattttcatgAAAGTCTTGTGATTCCTGAAGCAGGAATGTGCCTATGAATCACACAACATATAGATATAATAAAACAACACACGGGCATTCACTAGCATGAATCAAGTCACAAAGCAGAAGCAAAGGTGATGATATACATTAATGAGCAACCACAGTAAAACATAGAAAAGCTAACTGCAAGCAATGTAGTTTGGTTGTTCTAGAACTCATAGTCCTAGCAGGAAATGGTTACATAAGTTCTAGCACGAAATGGTTACAGAAGCAGGCCCCCAGTTTGACAAGCTGGAAAAATATAACACCATAAGCAAATGTGTTGAAACTGCAATGTggacaaaaatgacaaaaataatctTAGGCAGGGTAGCTATTCAATATTCGAAACAGAAACCAAGTTCAAATCAAGCTTCACCTGATATCTATTAGAGAGTAAGCCTGCATATGGTCATCTTGAGGAGAACCAACTTGCAGTGGCTCCAGGCCCAATTGCGCCAGTGTGGAGAGGATATGAAAGCTTACATGCACATTGTGCTCATTGACTTATGGTTATCTGTGTCGTCAAGTATGTATTCCACATCTTGAATGCAAAACAAGTATTTGTAGGTTTTCTGATGGTTCACTCAATCAAAATTTATTCTGTAGGCAAAAGGTGATCACCACAGAAATGCCCGCATTATACCTGTCTCCGCTTATGTGACAAATCCAGCCATCAGCCATGTGCGGGATGAAAATTGTTGCAGTTGGCACTGATGCAAAGGGGAATTGCAAAGGGGAATATCAACATAGAGGAGTTGAGAACAACTGCTTAAGCCAACCGGGACAACCTCTCAAATCTAATGGTACATGTTGTCCATCTTCATTTCTTATCTAAAATCCATATCTAGAGCTTGACAGATTCAGTTTCATATCCAGGGATATGGTTCCTTTcttgaaatcttaagagagattTCCATATGCTGATTACTGTGAATAAATTATTAAATGAAGGTTGCATAACTCAGCTTGTTTACATGAAACAGGTTACATATCCTTCAACTCATGGAATCTTTAAATTGGGCGAGCATTCATGAGATTTGCAGAATAATTAATGAAAATGGGGgtcaagtttatatggatggcCCTAACATGAATGCTTATGTACACTTCCTCTATAAATGCTTATTACTGAAGCTGGTGAGAGTAGTTGCCTTATTATTATTGAATTGTGAATATACTGCCATACTAGAAATATTAAGCTCCCTATATTatgaagtttttgttttccatatgcctattgattacatattattttcaaatttacacattgtttatgtaaaaaaaaaaacgttatgAAAATTTAGACTAGTTGAAATGTAGGATACATCATCGGGCACTCGCAGTGAACATAATCACCGGTAGAACATAACATTAATCTATAGTGGTGATCAAGTTCACAGACGCAAATCTGTACGAGTGACATAAAAATTAGAGGTGGGCATCGAACCAGCCCGGCCCAGTAAACCTGCGTAGGAAACGGCCCGACGTGCCGGCCCATCCGGCCCGCGCCCGGCCCATCGGGCCCATGCCCGGCCTGATATTTAAAACCCAGGCCCCGGCCCggtaataataaaataatatttttaaattataaaataatttttaaatataaaatatatttattaataataaatatatattatagtattttttaaaatcctTAATGGCTGGGCCCGACCCAAGGTAGGTTTTTCTCGACCCGGACCCGGACCGGGTCTCGGGCCCCCGCCGGCGGCCCGGCTTGGGGCCCAGCCCTAGTAAAAATCACCGGTGCCTATAGCAgtcaaataatatatatatatatatatatatatatatatatatatatatatatatatatatatatatatatgccttttACCTCAAGACTTAACTTGTggctgctctttctctctctctattattaTTCGAAATAAAATGAGTTGTAAAAGGCAACAAATATATGATCAACGGCAGGTCCTAAACAGTGGGGATGAAGTGATCGTTTCCTCTTCACCATTAAACCTTTGTTATGCACTACTGCTGCACATCTCtgttttcattcttcttctcaatttttcttttcccggCCTGTCATCACTACGAGAAGAAGACCCACCACGCAGCCTCTGTACTTGAAGGGAGAAAGTTTTGAGATTATAAATAGTTCCACGCTGCCAAGACTGTTAAAATTGTAACATTCGATCTAGCAAAATCAAAACCCGAACTATAACTTGTTGCAGTATATAACCTTGCTCAAACCTTAACCTGGGCCGAAGTCAAAATATTAAGATGTGAATAATTTTGGAAACGTGAGTAcccatttcaaaattaattagaGAAAAAAGTTAATTTGTCGCCTACCTGCACTTAGGTCTCTCATAAATATTTACCACGGTTTGGAAGAATGGAAAAACAGTCAACTCTATCTAGatcatttatttttatcaaTGCTAACATATATTGATCAATTTACAGGCAATATTTGAACTCTTACCGTCGTAGTTGTTGATCACCTGAATtactaaaagaagaaaaattggttCATATTCAGTGTGCTGTCAGAAAAGATCAGCACCGCATGCATGAGGAAACGTCCAACAAAATGTTACTGATCACTGCTAAAAATATGCAATAAGAAGTCTATTTTTAGTAAAACATGATCTAAGCACCACAAAAGAACAGGTCTTTTGAAGAAGAATTAGACGTTCGTTCTTCGGTGGATCTGTTATGCTGCAAGTTAAGCATATGCAGGCCACCTTGGTAGCCCACCAAATTTCACCTAGCCTGGCTGGATAGGCAAAGGCAGCGTCGTTCCTCGTCGGACTCCAAAGACAAACACATAAATGCTCAAGTCTCGCTATGTCCCGCAATAATTTTATAGTTGCAGAGGGAAGAGACTCAAAGATATTATACGGGCACAattgtcttctttttatttctgcttctttttggattaaagtttcttcttcatcgcAATGGATCGTGGGTCTATTCTTCTCCTCTGTAGTCTTTGCCTTTGTGTATCAGCAGCCATGGCAGAAGAAGCAACAAATCACTCGGGAGTTTATAATGTGGAAAAGTATGGCGCCAGAGGCGACGGGAAGCACGACGATACTAAGGTTagtttcacacacacacacacacacacacacacacacacatatatatatatatatatatatatatatatatatatatatatatatagagagagagagagagagagagagagagagagagagagaaactagaTGGCAAGGTTGCATGTAAGCTGACTGGTATGTGGTAAAGCTCTACCGTGAGAACATTCATTCATAATATCTCGGTGCCCATTTGAGGAATTTAAAAGTTCTGATACACTCAGTATTTTCTACTTTCCTTGTCTTGTAAAATATTTTCTGTTTGTCCAGAGAACAGGGTGTATAAGCATGTTCGGTTGTATGTAATATTAATATGCACATTAAAACGTAGCTAGGTTTTCTTCAGCTGCAACTTACATATGTAAGCCTTgtgaaataaatataaaaatgtcgATATATTTGTGAATCTTTGTATGGTAattaataattataaaaattcgTGCTTTCATTTCACGTAGATTCTAAAATCATGTAAAGAAGCGGACAGGAGACTCATCAAAGTTAATGTTTTGCAGATCCTTCAAAACAAAGCCACCACTAAACTTCAACGGTAGTTTGTTAACCTAATTTGATCCATATCattcaaattaattaaaaataatatccTAATTAGTATATATGACaacataaaaagaagaatctgTATTGGTTGAGTCAACAACATACAACAATAATATACAACAATAATTAGTTactataaatttaaatttttaaaaccaaagagaaaaaaaatatatatatatatatatcaaaatttgaaggaCAATTAATATAAAGTTATTTATAAAGAAACATATAGCATTCTCAACCACATCACCTGACATACGGACTGCCTACTCTTTTTCTTATATTGCTGAAGGCATTTGCGGCAGCTTGGGTTGCGGCCTGCGCGGATTCCGGGAGTCCAACTTTTGAGATTCCCCGCCGGATTTACTTGGTGGGACCCCTCCGGCTGGTGGGACCATGCAGCAACACCGGCACTTTCACCTTGAAAGTGCATGGCGTGGTGAAGGCGTCGACGGACATGAGTCTGTTCAAGACGCAGGAGTGGATCCTCTTTGCTTACCTCAAGTACCTTAAGGTGACCGGAACAGGGACCTTCGATGGGCAAGGAGCAGCTGCCTGGCCTCTCAATCAGTGTCATTTCCAGAAAATGTGCAAACTATTACCCGTTGTAAGTATGTATAAGACGCCATTAATAACAAATAAGCCTGCTTATAAATTTAAATTGCACTTGGGCTGAGAGATTTTGCCGCTTACCCGACTGCCTAAAAAGAGCTCAAAGCCAATATCTCTATGTTCAAAACCTCTTTGGACTTGATAATCAAGCTAACAACTGGTCGCATGCAACcgtggagccaggattttccaGCAGAAGCGCGGACATGATGTGGGCACCCCATGTAATTTTTGAGTTATCACATTATAA from Nymphaea colorata isolate Beijing-Zhang1983 chromosome 6, ASM883128v2, whole genome shotgun sequence includes these protein-coding regions:
- the LOC116255676 gene encoding exopolygalacturonase-like, with translation MEYLRHILCFCLFVGGAIASSSVNNVDDFGAIGDGHNVDTKAFLAAWNETCGSTGNPTLLIPSGKTYFVGPVTFSGPCKADSITVQVDGTVMASTDLHLFGEEWVLFGWLNNLVVTGKGTFDGQGSSAWPYNVCPFRSKCKILPCSLKFAYTNNTVVSGITSLNSKFFHYALLDNTNFNAYNLRITAPNESPNTDGIHLERCRGVSIVDSQIGTGDDCISIGPGNSDVLVKNIKCGPGHGISVGSLGKYPEEGNVEGLLVTDCKLTGTLNGVRIKTWEGSPTSTVASNVTFDNIFMNGVSNPIVIDQTYCPYTSCPKSSPSRVKIQGVTFSNIRGSSATEMAVMMQCSEGFPCQDVNLKDVQLQYSAGTAKASCLNVRANYSGVQVPPPCSN